From a region of the Lactuca sativa cultivar Salinas chromosome 4, Lsat_Salinas_v11, whole genome shotgun sequence genome:
- the LOC111914622 gene encoding uncharacterized protein LOC111914622 — protein MEGLNQAMTTAVKKGIYEGIKISQPNICLSHLFYADDTLFIGEWSRRNIANLSRILRCFYVSYGLKVNFTKSKVYGVGVSNSEVSNWVAPLGCEPSSIPFTYVGVPVGENMNRKRAWRPVIDKFQNKLTTWKAKSLSFGGRVTLAKAVLGNLPIYYMSIFAVPNGVIDTLEKIRRNFIWNKEYEKKKYQLGGVE, from the coding sequence ATGGAGGGACTCAATCAAGCTATGACAACAGCAGTGAAGAAAGGAATATATGAAGGAATTAAAATTTCACAACCTAACATTTGCTTGTCTCATTTATTCTATGCAGATGACACGCTATTCATAGGCGAATGGTCAAGGAGGAATATTGCAAATCTATCAAGAATATTACGATGCTTCTACGTGTCGTATGGACTAAAAGTGAACTTCACGAAATCAAAAGTCTATGGAGTGGGGGTATCAAATTCAGAAGTTTCAAACTGGGTGGCTCCTCTTGGGTGTGAACCTTCTTCCATCCCATTCACTTACGTAGGAGTTCCGGTGGGCGAAAATATGAACAGAAAGCGAGCATGGAGACCGGTCATCGATAAGTTCCAAAATAAGCTCACGACTTGGAAAGCGAAATCTTTAAGTTTCGGTGGTAGAGTGACTCTCGCTAAGGCTGTCCTTGGCAACCTGCCTATATATTATATGTCGATCTTTGCAGTCCCGAATGGGGTGATTGACACGTTAGAAAAAATCAGAAGGAATTTTATTTGGAACAAGGAGTATGAGAAAAAAAAGTATCAATTGGGTGGCGTGGAATAA
- the LOC111914621 gene encoding coilin produces the protein MIGFTPDPIAMSQLMQSPAISQFIQRLLSNPQNTNPMDDFVLPPSESTRILKDKEIICVKRKEMALVEAIQGEDAGNLLDYPEVNRKEPVNNCMLLLENEEFDKETGGYQSEYEDAEDEKLEDEPSPIQTTSKKIKASKTSRSSKKKKHRTVMDVVEDEVVTEDNNINNDKFCPMKIIKPRRRTHRVMSGDEGEVRDEICNIDDDKSKTISKKKIKPNEEANMGDGETSDKRSEEYLEDNVQGIEQASTTPDGDKKGSSRSARRKKAKRQWKRELTKISQKPDTDTHLEGTNDHPKGHEKSLIEEEERNCNGNTDTQLVACVVKPGHIRFELLNEEAHRKADGVNKTATESTCIFTFLSLRDT, from the exons ATGATAGGTTTTACCCCTGATCCCATTGCAATGAGTCAGCTTATGCAAAGTCCAGCTATTTCACAGTTCATTCAGCGTCTCCTTTCAAACCCACAGAACACGAATCCG ATGGACGACTTTGTATTGCCCCCATCTGAGTCAACTCGAATCTTGAAGGACAAGGAAATAATTTG tgtgaaaagaaaagaaatggcTTTGGTTGAAGCAATACAGGGGGAAGATGCTGGTAATTTACTTGACTATCCAGAAGTCAACAGGAAAGAACCTGTAAATAATTGCATGTTACTTCTAGAAAATGAAGAGTTTGATAAGGAAACTGGAGGATACCAAAGTGAATATGAGGATGCTGAAGATGAAAAGTTGGAAGATGAACCTTCACCTATACAAACAACTTCCAAGAAAATAAAAGCCTCTAAAACATCTAGGAGCTCAAA GAAGAAGAAACACCGAACAGTGATGGATGTTGTTGAAGATGAAGTTGTGACAGAGGACAACAACATTAATAATGACAAATTTTGTCCCATGAAAATCATTAAACCAA GAAGAAGAACACACAGGGTGATGAGTGGTGATGAAGGTGAAGTTAGAGATGAAATTTGCAACATTGATGATGATAAAAGTAAAACCATTAGCAAGAAGAAGATTAAACCAAATGAGGAAGCTAACATGGGAGATGGTGAAACAAGTGACAAAAGG AGTGAAGAATATCTAGAAGACAATGTCCAAGGAATTGAACAAGCCTCTACTACACCTGATGGGGATAAAAAG GGCTCTAGTAGAAGTGCTAGAAGGAAAAAGGCTAAGAGACAATGGAAGCGAGAACTTACTAAAATTTCACAAAAG CCTGATACTGATACCCATCTAGAAGGGACAAATGACCACCCGAAGGGGCAT GAAAAGAGTttaatagaagaagaagaaagaaattgTAATGGGAATACAGATACTCAACTTGTTGCTTGTGTAGTCAAGCCAGGCCATATTCGCTTTGAACTTCTTAatgaag AAGCGCATAGAAAAGCTGATGGCGTAAACAAAACTGCCACCGAATCGACATGTATCTTCACCTTTCTTTCTCTTCGTGACACCTAA